Proteins from a single region of Dyadobacter fanqingshengii:
- a CDS encoding Nif3-like dinuclear metal center hexameric protein, with product MTLIKEVIEVLEQLAPPAYQESYDNAGLIVGSGPTEVTGVLLTLDVTEEVIAEAIERNCNLVVAHHPIVFKGLKKLNGRNYVERTVVEAIKNDVAIYATHTNLDHVTNGVNWQIAQLLGLQSIRVLAPKKQILSKLTFFSPIENTQSILNALHETGAGNVGNYSNCSFRTEGTGTFLPNSVANPVIGETGKQEEVREHRAELIFPSHLESVIIGTLKRAHPYEEVAYYLQSLENENQEVGAGAVGELSEPLETEAFLRFLKEKMQLNVIKHTKPVKETVQRVAVCGGAGSFLLPNAIRAGADVFVTADYKYHEFFDAENSIMICDIGHYESEECTKNLLHNYLSGKFPNFALCLSEVNTNPVRYFV from the coding sequence ATGACGTTAATAAAAGAAGTTATCGAGGTTCTCGAGCAACTCGCTCCACCAGCCTACCAGGAAAGCTACGACAATGCAGGACTTATTGTGGGATCGGGGCCGACGGAAGTTACGGGCGTGCTGTTAACACTGGATGTTACTGAGGAAGTGATAGCTGAGGCCATAGAGCGCAATTGCAATCTCGTCGTCGCCCACCATCCGATTGTTTTCAAAGGCCTGAAGAAACTGAACGGCAGGAATTATGTGGAACGGACTGTTGTTGAAGCCATCAAAAATGATGTTGCCATTTATGCGACCCATACAAATCTTGACCATGTCACCAATGGGGTTAACTGGCAAATTGCACAGTTATTAGGCCTTCAAAGCATCCGCGTGCTTGCCCCAAAAAAGCAGATTCTTTCTAAACTCACATTTTTCTCTCCCATTGAAAACACGCAATCCATTCTTAACGCGCTCCATGAGACCGGGGCGGGAAATGTTGGCAACTATTCCAATTGCAGTTTTCGAACCGAAGGAACCGGAACATTCCTGCCTAACAGCGTAGCCAATCCGGTTATAGGTGAAACCGGGAAGCAGGAAGAAGTGAGAGAACACCGCGCGGAACTGATTTTCCCATCCCATCTGGAATCAGTCATTATCGGCACTTTGAAAAGAGCGCATCCCTACGAGGAAGTAGCTTACTATCTTCAATCGCTGGAAAATGAAAATCAAGAAGTGGGCGCCGGTGCTGTTGGTGAGTTGTCAGAGCCGTTGGAAACGGAGGCCTTTTTGCGCTTCCTAAAAGAAAAAATGCAGCTAAATGTCATCAAACATACCAAGCCTGTCAAGGAAACAGTTCAGCGGGTCGCCGTTTGCGGTGGTGCCGGAAGTTTTCTCCTGCCAAACGCAATTCGGGCCGGGGCCGATGTGTTCGTCACTGCCGATTATAAATACCACGAGTTCTTCGATGCCGAAAACAGCATTATGATATGCGATATCGGGCATTATGAGAGCGAAGAGTGCACGAAAAATTTGCTGCATAACTATTTATCGGGAAAATTCCCTAATTTTGCACTCTGTTTGTCAGAAGTCAATACCAATCCGGTACGATATTTTGTTTAA
- a CDS encoding hotdog fold thioesterase, which translates to MFTRSITLDALHSFSQNTIANHLGIEFTEIGTDYITARMPVDKRTHQPFGILHGGASVVLAETLGSIASFLCLPNPEKQHAVGLEINANHLRPVKQGFVHGTVRSIHLGRTTHIWDIRITNEENKLVCISRLTVAIVNAER; encoded by the coding sequence ATGTTCACTAGATCAATAACGCTTGATGCACTTCATTCTTTTAGTCAGAATACAATCGCAAATCATCTTGGCATTGAATTCACTGAGATCGGCACCGACTATATAACTGCAAGAATGCCAGTGGACAAGCGGACGCATCAGCCATTTGGAATTTTGCATGGTGGCGCATCGGTCGTTCTGGCTGAAACTTTGGGCAGCATTGCCTCCTTTCTCTGCCTGCCGAACCCGGAGAAACAACACGCGGTAGGACTGGAAATAAATGCGAATCACCTGCGTCCCGTAAAGCAGGGTTTTGTGCATGGAACGGTGCGATCGATTCATCTTGGTCGGACAACACACATCTGGGATATCAGAATTACCAACGAGGAGAATAAACTGGTGTGCATCAGCCGGTTGACAGTCGCTATTGTGAATGCGGAGCGCTGA
- a CDS encoding LytR/AlgR family response regulator transcription factor, whose protein sequence is MRTLIVDDERLARNELKRLLEPYTKIDIVGEAANAEEALVMIEELQPELLFLDIQMPGKNGFELLSSIEGKSPEVIFTTAYDEYAIKAFEFNALDYLLKPIDSERLKDTIHRIEENQAQPETPAHAHERAEKVLGENDQVFVKDGEKCWFVKLGKIRLFESMGNYVRLHFDDQKPLVLKSLNNLEERLEPNTYFRANRKHIINLHWIEKIEPWFSGGLLVTLQGGDKIEISRRQAIRFKELMSL, encoded by the coding sequence ATGAGGACTCTTATTGTCGACGACGAACGCCTTGCAAGAAACGAATTAAAAAGATTACTCGAACCTTATACCAAGATTGATATTGTAGGTGAAGCGGCCAATGCGGAAGAAGCATTGGTGATGATTGAAGAATTACAGCCGGAATTACTCTTTTTGGACATTCAAATGCCGGGAAAAAACGGTTTTGAATTGCTTTCTTCCATCGAAGGAAAAAGTCCGGAAGTGATTTTTACCACCGCTTACGACGAGTATGCGATCAAGGCTTTTGAATTCAATGCTTTGGATTATCTTTTGAAACCTATTGATTCAGAGCGGTTAAAAGACACTATTCATCGTATTGAAGAAAATCAGGCGCAACCGGAAACCCCAGCTCATGCGCACGAACGCGCCGAAAAAGTGCTGGGTGAAAATGATCAGGTTTTCGTGAAGGATGGTGAAAAATGCTGGTTTGTAAAATTAGGTAAGATCCGTCTTTTTGAATCAATGGGTAATTACGTACGCCTGCATTTCGATGATCAGAAACCATTGGTCCTCAAATCCCTGAACAACCTCGAAGAACGGCTCGAACCGAACACTTACTTCCGGGCCAACCGCAAGCACATTATCAATCTGCATTGGATCGAGAAAATTGAACCCTGGTTTAGCGGCGGATTGCTTGTTACGCTGCAAGGCGGCGACAAGATTGAAATCTCACGTCGTCAGGCCATCAGGTTTAAGGAGCTGATGAGTTTATAG
- a CDS encoding zinc ribbon domain-containing protein: MENTIAQKLDALLKLQEIDSSLDEILKTRGDLPEEVRDLEDEIIGFETRLGKFRSEIANLNTEIDNFKNAQKEGEKLIKKYKDQQMNVRNNREYDAITKEIELQELDMQLADKKINEAKARIRLIEDDANRAESVLNERNEDLKAKKGELNVITSESEAEEKGLIGEREKHIKKIEDRLLKSYQKIRDNSMNGLAVVHVSRGACGGCFSIVPPQRQADIRERKKLIVCEHCGRILADVESVEPVHQRR; encoded by the coding sequence ATGGAAAACACAATCGCACAAAAATTAGACGCTCTCCTGAAATTGCAGGAAATTGATTCAAGCCTTGACGAAATACTGAAAACGCGTGGTGATCTTCCTGAGGAAGTACGGGATCTGGAAGATGAGATTATTGGCTTTGAAACACGTTTAGGCAAGTTTAGAAGTGAGATAGCCAACCTGAACACCGAGATTGACAATTTCAAAAATGCTCAGAAAGAAGGTGAAAAACTGATCAAAAAATACAAGGATCAGCAAATGAATGTTCGCAACAACCGCGAATATGATGCGATCACCAAAGAAATTGAATTGCAAGAGCTTGATATGCAATTGGCTGATAAGAAAATCAATGAAGCCAAAGCGCGTATCCGCCTGATCGAAGATGACGCAAACCGTGCCGAATCCGTTTTAAACGAAAGAAACGAAGATCTTAAAGCGAAAAAAGGCGAACTAAACGTCATTACCAGCGAAAGTGAGGCCGAAGAAAAAGGTCTTATTGGTGAAAGAGAAAAGCATATCAAGAAAATTGAGGACCGTTTGCTGAAATCTTATCAAAAGATCCGCGACAACTCAATGAATGGTCTGGCTGTCGTGCACGTATCACGTGGCGCTTGCGGAGGCTGTTTCAGCATTGTTCCCCCACAACGTCAGGCTGACATCCGTGAGCGCAAAAAACTGATTGTTTGTGAGCATTGCGGTCGTATCCTTGCAGATGTTGAAAGTGTAGAGCCTGTTCATCAGCGCAGATAA
- a CDS encoding histidine phosphatase family protein has protein sequence MKRKSIYLIRHGETDFNRRGVVQGSGVDSLLNEWGEAQAAAFFNAYQHVPFDKIYTSNLKRTQQTVRGFIKLGIPHESYAGLNEISWGNREGREPNTGDNNYYRELVTAWKSGQVDLAAEEGESPLHVRERQIPVIETILSRPHERNILIAMHGRAMRVLLTTLFDQPLVKMDDYEHSNLCLYKINYSYDTGKFELDVSNDITHLLSLEIPQTL, from the coding sequence TTGAAAAGAAAGTCTATCTACCTCATTCGCCACGGTGAAACAGATTTTAACCGCAGGGGAGTTGTTCAGGGAAGTGGTGTTGATTCCTTGCTGAATGAATGGGGCGAAGCCCAGGCGGCTGCTTTTTTTAATGCTTACCAACATGTCCCTTTTGATAAAATCTATACTTCCAATTTAAAACGAACACAGCAAACTGTTCGTGGGTTCATCAAGCTGGGCATACCACACGAAAGTTACGCCGGGCTCAACGAAATCTCCTGGGGAAACCGCGAAGGCCGTGAGCCGAACACTGGCGACAATAACTATTACCGTGAGCTTGTCACTGCCTGGAAAAGTGGCCAGGTTGATCTTGCCGCCGAAGAAGGTGAAAGCCCTTTACATGTCAGGGAGCGCCAAATTCCGGTGATAGAGACCATTTTATCCCGCCCGCACGAAAGGAACATTCTTATTGCCATGCACGGACGCGCCATGCGGGTGCTGCTCACCACACTTTTCGACCAGCCGTTGGTGAAAATGGATGATTATGAGCACAGTAATCTATGTTTGTACAAAATCAACTATTCTTACGACACGGGTAAATTTGAGCTGGACGTTTCCAATGATATTACCCATTTATTGTCTCTCGAAATACCTCAAACTTTGTAA
- a CDS encoding chorismate-binding protein codes for MLSVQTDTRLSIFEGLQVEELWTASRQLGFPTALWRLPHKNEIQLLISIQEGIRKCQPELEKLSPGFVMSNFHWETDEEVLFLEGDIILTFSEASQIKDIKNKVGEEHPEIIRLVNLASQIAKEDHSQANNDAIAIPELPDLDARARFERTVELAVSAIRRNQFKKVVLSRTKDLPYCEKFQPAKAFCKLAKVYPHAFVSLVNLPDRNEMWLGASPEALVRQDSAGTFRTMSLAGTQNARNEVGELIPKFDIRWGEKEIEEQALVSRYIVECFKKIRLREYTETGPKTVLAGNLYHLRTDFEVDTSSLNFPELASVMLKLLHPTSAVCGVPKLPSLKFLTDIEGYDRSFYSGFLGPAQVGGDTNLFVNLRTVRFKEGKATFFAGAGITEDSIPEREWEETEMKCDTLLKVIAQEF; via the coding sequence ATGCTCTCAGTACAAACCGACACACGACTTTCCATATTTGAGGGATTACAGGTTGAGGAACTCTGGACAGCATCCAGACAATTGGGATTTCCGACGGCATTATGGAGGTTACCACATAAAAATGAAATTCAGCTGCTAATTTCTATCCAGGAAGGGATCAGGAAATGCCAGCCTGAGCTTGAAAAACTGTCTCCCGGATTCGTAATGAGCAATTTCCATTGGGAGACGGACGAAGAAGTCCTGTTTCTGGAAGGAGACATCATCCTGACATTCTCGGAAGCGAGCCAGATAAAGGATATCAAAAACAAGGTTGGTGAAGAACATCCGGAGATTATCAGGCTGGTAAACCTGGCCAGTCAAATTGCAAAAGAAGACCATTCTCAGGCTAATAATGATGCAATTGCAATTCCGGAATTGCCTGATCTGGATGCACGGGCTCGTTTCGAAAGAACGGTTGAGCTTGCAGTGTCCGCGATTCGCCGGAACCAATTTAAAAAAGTGGTTTTATCCAGAACCAAAGACCTTCCTTACTGCGAAAAATTTCAACCTGCCAAAGCGTTCTGCAAGCTTGCCAAAGTGTACCCGCATGCATTTGTTTCACTCGTCAACCTGCCCGACCGCAATGAAATGTGGCTTGGCGCTAGTCCGGAAGCATTGGTACGTCAGGATTCCGCTGGCACGTTCAGGACAATGTCGCTGGCAGGGACACAAAATGCGCGTAATGAAGTCGGTGAACTCATCCCGAAATTTGATATTCGCTGGGGAGAGAAAGAAATTGAGGAACAAGCATTAGTAAGCCGATACATTGTTGAATGTTTCAAGAAAATCCGCTTGCGTGAATACACCGAAACCGGCCCGAAAACCGTGTTAGCAGGCAATTTATATCATTTAAGAACCGATTTTGAAGTTGACACCAGTTCCCTGAATTTTCCGGAACTGGCTTCGGTCATGCTGAAATTGTTACATCCTACATCTGCGGTTTGTGGTGTTCCCAAATTACCTAGCCTTAAATTCCTTACCGACATTGAAGGTTATGACCGGTCATTTTACAGCGGCTTCCTGGGGCCTGCGCAGGTTGGCGGCGACACGAATCTGTTTGTAAACCTCAGGACTGTCAGATTTAAAGAAGGCAAAGCAACTTTTTTTGCAGGTGCCGGAATTACCGAAGATTCCATCCCAGAGCGTGAATGGGAAGAAACGGAGATGAAATGTGATACGCTTTTGAAAGTGATCGCTCAGGAATTCTAA
- a CDS encoding iron chaperone encodes MSSTKPKTIDQYISSFPSDVQQALRQIRETVREAAPEAEETISYDMPTFNLNGTYLIYFAAWKKHIALYPVSTALADSLRNDLQGFKGTKGSVHFPLDKPMPLELISKIVAWRLEENSKS; translated from the coding sequence ATGTCGTCTACAAAACCTAAAACCATCGACCAATATATTTCCAGCTTCCCTTCCGATGTGCAGCAAGCTTTGCGGCAGATCCGGGAAACGGTTAGGGAGGCTGCGCCTGAGGCGGAAGAGACAATTTCTTATGATATGCCGACCTTTAACCTGAATGGGACGTATCTGATTTACTTCGCGGCGTGGAAAAAGCATATTGCGTTGTATCCTGTTTCTACGGCATTGGCGGACTCGCTTAGGAACGATCTTCAAGGTTTTAAGGGTACAAAAGGATCGGTTCATTTTCCGCTGGACAAGCCTATGCCGCTTGAATTGATTTCGAAAATTGTCGCCTGGCGGCTTGAAGAAAACAGCAAGTCCTGA
- a CDS encoding DUF3298 and DUF4163 domain-containing protein, translating to MYLNKICFFLFAISFLAGCNRSGKSENEESGKVKFVGAKTNTQFGGCDTVQNKGISIKLNLWEPSDSSKTAEAIRATLTQKSLKRINSYGDSASIAANPQAGESVKSAFEVFEKNYNDFKKDFPDAPGCWAVELKGDTIFSTSKALFYQLDHYAFTGGAHPNTFRSYHAFDAKTGAEIEMKNFISDSTALLNLVNKAFRKTEKLSAETDLEEAGYFLVNHKFVLPVAYVFTPEGILFYYNPYEIAAYARGAIQFTIPYAELGDVIETEKVF from the coding sequence ATGTATTTAAACAAAATCTGCTTTTTTCTTTTTGCCATATCTTTTCTTGCGGGTTGCAACCGTTCTGGCAAAAGCGAAAATGAGGAAAGTGGAAAAGTAAAATTTGTCGGCGCTAAAACCAACACACAGTTCGGAGGCTGCGATACGGTCCAAAACAAAGGCATTTCCATCAAACTTAATTTGTGGGAGCCATCCGATTCCAGCAAGACCGCGGAAGCAATCCGGGCCACATTAACGCAGAAATCGCTTAAAAGAATTAATTCCTATGGAGATTCTGCCAGCATTGCAGCGAATCCACAAGCCGGTGAAAGTGTAAAAAGCGCCTTTGAGGTTTTCGAAAAAAACTACAACGACTTCAAAAAGGACTTCCCGGACGCCCCTGGCTGCTGGGCAGTGGAACTGAAAGGCGATACAATCTTTTCAACCTCGAAAGCACTTTTTTACCAACTCGACCATTATGCTTTCACGGGAGGAGCACATCCCAATACATTTCGCTCCTACCACGCATTTGATGCGAAAACAGGAGCTGAAATAGAAATGAAAAATTTTATTTCCGATTCGACTGCGCTACTAAATCTGGTGAACAAAGCATTCCGCAAAACAGAGAAATTGAGTGCAGAAACGGATCTGGAAGAAGCGGGTTACTTTCTCGTCAATCATAAATTTGTGCTTCCCGTCGCCTATGTTTTCACACCCGAGGGCATTCTGTTTTACTATAATCCTTACGAAATTGCTGCCTATGCACGCGGTGCCATTCAATTTACCATTCCTTATGCCGAGCTGGGTGATGTGATTGAGACGGAGAAGGTTTTCTGA
- the radC gene encoding RadC family protein: MSKNKYENPLKILSWSEEDRPREKFMNKGRAALSDAELIAILIGSGTPKMSAVDLAKIIMQSCKDNINELAKVTVNDLKKHPGIGEAKAVTVLAALELGRRRNDLIGTQKRKITNSKTVYEEMKPYLLDKPHEEFWIILLNRANQVMRSIQISVGGVSSTAVDIKVIFKLAVDNLASSVILVHNHPSGQLTPSSADCTLTRQIKEAGRLLDMPVLDHMIFTDNGYYSFKDEGEM, from the coding sequence ATGTCAAAAAATAAATACGAAAACCCTCTCAAAATTTTAAGCTGGTCCGAAGAAGACCGTCCCCGCGAAAAATTCATGAACAAAGGCAGGGCAGCATTGTCCGATGCCGAATTGATTGCCATCCTCATCGGCTCGGGAACACCGAAAATGTCCGCTGTCGATCTGGCAAAAATCATTATGCAATCTTGCAAAGACAACATCAATGAGCTCGCGAAAGTCACGGTTAATGACCTCAAAAAGCATCCCGGAATCGGTGAGGCAAAAGCGGTTACCGTCCTTGCAGCGCTTGAACTCGGCCGTCGCCGAAATGACCTTATTGGCACGCAGAAACGAAAGATCACGAATTCTAAAACAGTTTATGAGGAGATGAAGCCGTATTTGCTCGATAAGCCCCATGAGGAATTCTGGATTATTCTTTTGAATCGCGCAAACCAGGTAATGCGTTCTATACAGATCAGCGTTGGCGGCGTTTCGAGCACAGCAGTTGATATCAAGGTGATTTTCAAGCTGGCGGTCGATAATCTTGCAAGTTCTGTAATCCTGGTCCATAACCATCCGTCAGGTCAGCTGACACCCAGCTCGGCCGATTGTACACTCACGCGACAAATAAAAGAGGCAGGCCGATTGCTCGACATGCCTGTTCTGGATCACATGATCTTTACCGATAATGGCTATTATAGTTTCAAGGATGAAGGTGAAATGTAA
- a CDS encoding PVC-type heme-binding CxxCH protein: MSTFRKSLIPLLFVSLTGFFNPLLAQKPKAAPASSDTAKYDRDYSLEATMLGFFGPDGARNPTLKANKGDKVRIKITNGELMTHDIALEKMGIKSKVILEKGSSTSINFVAKESDTYFCSVPGHRAAGMVGSFEVVEENVNEVTVAGQLPTKDGQPLNLNFETGTLKDWTATGDAFANPLINEDPSPVHEKEMKIGFDGKYFLSSGGNTNYKLTGTLTSAPFKVTQPFAAFKVSGGALLDTRVELVLAGTDSVIYHITGQGRATLQPAVVDLQKYLNKDIFIRIIDNETGISQIPYIANDKWAHINFDEFLFYPSRPEFPNELKQKDIIILPPLDPVLNAGLSGEKAAAAMTPPKGFKVTLAASEPEVVKPIAFTIDAKGRLWVVEGHTYPVRAPEGKGRDRILILEDTNGDGTLDSKKVFTENLNLISGIEVGMGGVWLGSAPNLLFIPIDPKTDKPAGPEQILLDGWGLHDTHEVLNSFRWGPDGWLYGTHGVFTNSEVGKPGTPAADRAKINGGVWRYHPTLHKFEVYAEGSSNPWGIDFNDYGHPFITVCVIPHMFHVIQGARYQRQAGKHFNPYTYDDIKTIGDHVHWLGERGPHAGNFRSAAAGGGHAHAGAMIYLGNNWPKEYRNEIFMNNINGARMNIDHFEKKGSGYVAQHRPDFMAMNDSWSQWLNFKYDASGSVWAIDWYDKNQCHSPNPDVHDKTMGRIFKITHENDKWVKVDLTKASDMELVNYQLHNNDYYVRQARTILQERGGNKKVHKALKEILAKNPDVTRKLRALWTLHVTKGLEDKDLMDLLANENEYIRSWSVQLLTEDKQVSVETLKKFTEMAQTDQSAMVRLYLASGMLRLDPAQRWDVVDALMQKDQDKDDHNLPLMVWYAAEPLAALDMKRALQMAEKAKLPKILPYTIQRVAAIGTEDAKKILKDLNQKLGQSGSHENHESQMLIGKVLDDK, from the coding sequence ATGTCCACATTCCGAAAATCACTGATTCCTCTGCTTTTCGTCAGTTTGACTGGATTTTTTAACCCGCTTCTGGCGCAAAAGCCCAAAGCTGCCCCGGCCAGTTCGGACACGGCAAAGTATGACCGGGACTATTCGCTGGAAGCAACAATGCTGGGTTTTTTCGGCCCGGATGGTGCGCGTAACCCGACATTAAAGGCCAATAAAGGCGACAAAGTCCGCATTAAAATCACCAACGGCGAGCTGATGACGCACGACATTGCTTTGGAAAAAATGGGCATCAAAAGCAAAGTGATCCTAGAAAAAGGATCGAGCACGAGCATCAATTTCGTGGCCAAGGAAAGCGATACTTATTTCTGTTCCGTGCCCGGGCACCGCGCGGCGGGTATGGTGGGTAGTTTTGAAGTTGTCGAGGAGAATGTTAATGAAGTAACGGTTGCCGGACAGTTGCCCACGAAAGACGGCCAACCCCTGAACCTGAATTTTGAAACAGGGACATTGAAAGACTGGACTGCAACCGGTGATGCTTTCGCAAATCCATTGATTAATGAAGACCCTTCGCCCGTGCATGAAAAGGAAATGAAGATCGGCTTTGATGGAAAATACTTTTTGAGCAGCGGCGGCAATACTAACTATAAACTGACCGGAACATTGACTTCTGCGCCATTTAAAGTGACGCAGCCTTTCGCCGCGTTCAAAGTTTCGGGTGGCGCCTTGCTTGATACACGGGTCGAGCTGGTTTTGGCTGGAACGGACAGCGTGATTTACCACATTACCGGGCAAGGCCGGGCCACATTGCAGCCTGCTGTTGTGGATTTACAAAAGTATCTCAACAAGGATATCTTTATCAGAATTATTGATAATGAGACGGGTATATCACAAATTCCCTACATAGCCAACGATAAATGGGCGCACATTAATTTTGATGAATTCTTGTTCTATCCAAGCCGTCCGGAGTTTCCCAATGAACTGAAACAAAAGGATATCATCATTCTTCCCCCGTTGGACCCGGTACTCAATGCAGGACTTTCCGGTGAAAAGGCAGCTGCTGCCATGACGCCTCCAAAAGGTTTTAAAGTGACATTGGCAGCGTCCGAACCGGAAGTTGTCAAGCCCATTGCATTTACAATCGATGCAAAAGGCAGGCTTTGGGTGGTAGAAGGGCATACTTATCCGGTCCGCGCCCCGGAAGGCAAGGGTAGGGACAGGATTTTGATTTTGGAAGATACCAACGGCGACGGAACATTGGACAGCAAAAAGGTTTTTACTGAAAACCTGAACCTGATTAGCGGAATAGAAGTGGGGATGGGGGGCGTTTGGCTGGGTTCGGCACCTAATTTGTTATTTATTCCTATTGACCCAAAAACCGATAAACCGGCCGGCCCTGAGCAAATATTGCTAGACGGCTGGGGCTTGCACGACACGCATGAAGTGCTGAACAGTTTCCGCTGGGGACCGGATGGCTGGCTTTATGGAACGCACGGTGTTTTCACCAATTCTGAGGTTGGAAAACCGGGAACACCGGCGGCTGACAGGGCCAAAATCAATGGCGGCGTATGGCGCTATCATCCTACATTACACAAGTTCGAGGTGTATGCAGAAGGTTCAAGTAACCCTTGGGGCATCGATTTCAATGACTACGGGCACCCGTTTATCACCGTTTGTGTGATCCCGCATATGTTTCACGTCATCCAGGGCGCGCGCTACCAGCGCCAGGCCGGAAAGCACTTTAACCCTTACACTTACGACGATATCAAAACCATTGGCGACCATGTGCACTGGCTCGGCGAACGCGGTCCGCACGCGGGTAATTTCCGTTCGGCTGCTGCGGGTGGTGGGCACGCGCATGCAGGAGCGATGATCTACCTGGGTAACAATTGGCCAAAAGAATACCGAAACGAGATTTTCATGAACAACATCAATGGCGCGCGCATGAACATTGACCATTTCGAAAAGAAAGGATCAGGTTATGTGGCACAGCATCGGCCGGATTTTATGGCCATGAACGATTCGTGGTCGCAGTGGCTGAATTTCAAGTACGACGCAAGCGGTTCTGTTTGGGCCATTGACTGGTATGATAAAAACCAATGTCACAGCCCCAATCCCGACGTTCATGACAAAACGATGGGAAGAATTTTCAAGATCACGCACGAGAATGATAAATGGGTGAAAGTCGATTTAACAAAGGCCTCGGATATGGAACTGGTCAATTATCAGCTGCATAATAACGATTATTATGTGAGACAGGCGCGCACAATTTTACAGGAACGCGGCGGGAATAAAAAAGTGCACAAAGCATTGAAAGAGATCCTGGCAAAAAATCCCGACGTGACACGCAAGCTCCGCGCGTTATGGACATTGCATGTAACGAAAGGTTTGGAAGACAAAGATTTGATGGATCTTCTGGCAAACGAAAACGAATACATCAGAAGTTGGTCCGTCCAGCTGCTGACCGAAGACAAGCAGGTCTCAGTGGAAACGTTGAAGAAGTTTACAGAAATGGCTCAAACTGACCAATCAGCCATGGTAAGGCTCTACCTGGCATCGGGAATGCTGCGGCTCGATCCTGCACAGCGCTGGGATGTGGTGGATGCACTCATGCAAAAAGACCAGGACAAAGATGACCATAACCTGCCACTGATGGTCTGGTATGCGGCTGAACCGCTGGCGGCGCTGGATATGAAACGCGCATTGCAAATGGCTGAGAAAGCAAAATTGCCCAAAATCCTGCCTTACACCATTCAGCGTGTGGCGGCAATCGGAACGGAAGATGCAAAGAAGATTTTGAAGGACCTGAACCAGAAACTGGGACAAAGCGGCTCGCATGAAAATCACGAAAGCCAGATGCTGATTGGAAAAGTGCTGGATGACAAGTAA
- a CDS encoding sensor histidine kinase, which yields MSKKRTYWTLQILGWTLLIMFEYVPYALEFGFEAGVFYTALANILLGICLTHVYRLVIQKWNWSSLPLPRLALRVIGSVLLLGLIMTLVNQPMDRKVLEQNLLNQPLVFWGYYANWCKNLLAWILSYTVYHYIEQTRLAGYEKIMLKMSMREAEAKVLRSQLNPHFTFNALNSIRALVYEDPKKAQLSITQLSNILRNSLLADRRKTVDLQEELRTVEDYLELEKVRYEDRLRYSIATDPQAIYWQVPPMMLQTLVENGIKHGVSKEMGGGFIDVKSEIANELLIITILNSGNLGNTDSGGVGLKNTAERLSILYGKGATFRIFQEKQDVVCSEVRIPMLSEGVMMVGEETGKSN from the coding sequence ATGTCCAAAAAACGTACTTATTGGACGTTACAAATTCTCGGCTGGACTTTGCTGATCATGTTCGAGTACGTTCCCTATGCGCTCGAATTTGGTTTTGAAGCCGGCGTCTTTTATACAGCATTAGCCAACATTCTTTTAGGCATTTGTCTCACACACGTATACAGGCTTGTGATCCAAAAATGGAACTGGTCATCATTACCGCTGCCACGGCTTGCATTGCGGGTTATCGGTTCCGTCTTGTTGTTGGGATTAATAATGACGCTGGTCAATCAGCCGATGGACCGGAAAGTGCTTGAACAAAATTTACTGAATCAGCCGCTCGTTTTCTGGGGTTATTATGCCAATTGGTGCAAAAACCTGCTCGCCTGGATCCTGTCTTACACGGTTTACCATTATATAGAACAGACAAGACTGGCCGGCTACGAGAAGATCATGCTGAAAATGTCTATGCGCGAAGCGGAAGCCAAAGTTTTGCGCTCGCAATTGAACCCGCACTTTACATTCAATGCGTTGAACAGCATTCGGGCGCTGGTATATGAGGATCCTAAAAAAGCGCAGCTCAGTATCACCCAGTTATCAAATATTTTAAGAAATTCACTGCTTGCCGACAGGCGAAAAACGGTCGATCTGCAAGAAGAATTGAGAACTGTCGAAGATTATCTGGAACTCGAAAAGGTTCGTTATGAGGATCGTTTGCGCTATTCCATAGCAACCGACCCTCAGGCAATTTACTGGCAGGTGCCACCCATGATGCTGCAAACTTTGGTCGAAAACGGCATTAAGCATGGCGTTTCCAAAGAAATGGGTGGTGGATTTATCGATGTAAAATCGGAAATTGCAAACGAACTGCTGATCATAACCATTTTGAATTCGGGTAACCTGGGAAACACGGATTCGGGTGGAGTGGGATTAAAGAACACTGCCGAGCGGCTATCAATTTTATATGGCAAGGGAGCCACTTTCCGTATTTTTCAGGAGAAACAAGATGTAGTTTGCTCCGAAGTGCGGATCCCAATGTTGTCGGAAGGTGTGATGATGGTAGGAGAGGAGACGGGAAAGAGCAACTGA